The Acetivibrio saccincola genome window below encodes:
- a CDS encoding polymorphic toxin-type HINT domain-containing protein, whose product MIKGGVSREQVARYLAVLTATIILTTLIGKVCFTEDTLIKTEDGYKEIKDIEVGDLVYSEDPLTGEKGLKRVTNVFVNETSVLVKIYVGDEEIETTPTHPFWVIGKGWVAAGDIEAGDKVYLYSGEGREVKEVRFEYLDTPIKVYNFEVEDWHTYFVSEQDVFVHNSCKGKGTSSTGQGFKTFNEAKKALGSPGEGNAWHHIVEQSQIKKSGFDPTQIHNTNNLIAVDKATHAKISGYYSSKQAFTGGKTVRDWLAGQSFEAQFEFGIDVLKKFGVIK is encoded by the coding sequence ATGATAAAGGGAGGGGTATCACGGGAGCAGGTAGCCAGATACCTGGCAGTACTTACGGCAACGATAATACTGACTACATTAATAGGAAAGGTATGTTTCACTGAGGATACCCTGATTAAGACGGAGGACGGCTATAAAGAAATCAAAGATATAGAGGTAGGGGATTTAGTTTACTCAGAAGACCCGCTGACAGGAGAAAAAGGACTAAAGAGAGTAACCAATGTATTTGTAAATGAAACCAGCGTTTTAGTAAAGATTTATGTAGGAGATGAAGAAATAGAGACAACACCGACCCATCCATTTTGGGTAATAGGAAAAGGCTGGGTAGCAGCAGGTGACATAGAAGCAGGAGATAAGGTATACTTATATTCAGGAGAAGGAAGAGAAGTAAAGGAAGTAAGATTTGAGTACTTAGATACACCAATAAAGGTATACAACTTTGAAGTTGAAGATTGGCATACATATTTTGTATCAGAGCAGGATGTATTTGTACATAATAGTTGTAAGGGTAAGGGAACGAGTAGTACTGGACAAGGATTTAAGACATTTAATGAGGCTAAGAAAGCATTGGGTTCACCAGGAGAAGGTAATGCGTGGCATCATATTGTTGAACAATCTCAAATAAAAAAATCCGGCTTTGACCCAACTCAGATCCATAATACCAACAATCTAATTGCTGTTGACAAAGCCACACATGCGAAGATTAGCGGATATTATTCTTCAAAACAAGCATTCACTGGTGGCAAGACTGTAAGAGACTGGTTGGCAGGACAAAGTTTTGAAGCACAATTTGAGTTTGGAATAGATGTACTGAAAAAATTTGGGGTGATAAAATAA
- a CDS encoding phage NrS-1 polymerase family protein: MNQYENIPEELKQLPQWVCHRNKVPFNPLTGAPAKAGQPVTWASFEDCVNALDGGGYDGIGFEFNNNGIVGIDLDHVIAENGSLSDEAVGIVAMLDSYTEYSPSGKGFHIFVKGDIPVDGRKKGFIEMYKAKRYFTMTGNVYGDEKPINERTEQVKQLFGKYFSDSKSGKSVGTNNPCISSAKDYLSIGLAKDAVFKALWDGEYQSEKCTSESEADLALMGKLLYWCSGNIDAAIEAFIKSPYVAGKDDKHTTKLERSDYLQRTAVKAMQGLTSTAAGDDEQYCKQQEFTLDDMGNARRLVAMCGNSIRFSYIKNNWYCWDGKVWLEDETGAINRLADNTVEAMYTEAIKLTDQDKRDKLLKHAAKTRSIAGRKAMIEGAKHLEGIPVIPADFDKDVWLLNLQNGVLDLKSDKLYPHNPDYMITQISNASYNPSAKCPRWLDYLDSIGICILAFGLSR; encoded by the coding sequence ATGAACCAATATGAAAACATTCCAGAGGAATTGAAACAGTTACCACAATGGGTATGCCATAGAAATAAGGTACCATTTAATCCGTTGACAGGAGCACCAGCAAAGGCAGGACAGCCTGTGACGTGGGCAAGTTTTGAGGATTGTGTGAATGCTTTGGATGGCGGAGGCTATGACGGTATCGGCTTTGAATTTAACAATAACGGCATTGTGGGTATAGATCTAGATCATGTTATTGCAGAGAATGGCTCATTATCTGACGAAGCGGTTGGGATTGTAGCAATGCTAGACAGCTACACAGAGTATTCTCCCAGTGGCAAAGGATTTCATATATTCGTCAAGGGTGATATCCCTGTAGATGGCAGGAAGAAAGGCTTTATTGAAATGTATAAAGCCAAAAGGTATTTTACCATGACAGGTAATGTCTATGGTGATGAAAAGCCTATAAATGAGCGCACAGAGCAAGTCAAACAGTTATTTGGTAAATATTTCTCCGATTCCAAATCGGGAAAATCTGTTGGTACAAACAATCCTTGTATCAGTTCTGCAAAGGACTATCTTTCCATCGGACTTGCCAAGGATGCTGTGTTCAAGGCTCTTTGGGATGGTGAATACCAAAGTGAGAAGTGTACCAGCGAGAGTGAAGCAGATCTTGCACTGATGGGTAAGCTGCTCTATTGGTGCTCCGGCAATATAGATGCAGCCATTGAAGCCTTTATCAAATCCCCCTATGTAGCAGGAAAGGATGACAAGCACACAACCAAGCTGGAACGGTCTGACTATCTCCAAAGAACCGCTGTGAAAGCGATGCAAGGCTTGACCTCCACTGCTGCCGGGGATGATGAGCAGTATTGCAAACAGCAGGAATTCACCCTTGATGATATGGGTAATGCCAGAAGGCTTGTAGCCATGTGTGGTAACAGCATCCGTTTCAGTTATATTAAAAATAATTGGTACTGCTGGGACGGTAAGGTTTGGCTGGAGGATGAGACAGGAGCAATCAACCGTCTTGCGGATAATACCGTTGAAGCCATGTATACAGAGGCTATAAAGCTTACAGATCAAGACAAGAGAGACAAACTTCTGAAGCATGCAGCAAAGACTCGCTCTATTGCGGGCAGAAAAGCAATGATTGAGGGAGCAAAGCACTTGGAGGGTATACCTGTTATTCCGGCAGACTTTGACAAGGATGTGTGGCTGTTGAACCTTCAAAATGGAGTCCTTGATTTGAAATCAGACAAGCTTTATCCACACAATCCCGACTATATGATAACTCAAATCAGCAATGCCAGTTACAATCCAAGTGCTAAATGCCCAAGATGGCTGGATTACCTTGATAGTATAGGAATTTGCATTTTAGCCTTTGGTCTTAGTAGGTAA
- a CDS encoding polymorphic toxin-type HINT domain-containing protein — translation MGNKISETDANGNEVLYKYNSNGCMTSKTEIDKVTGKEIKTEYIYDSMNRLIGMIDGNGKSIRIEYNAAGQQSALIDKTGNRTEYEYDAFGNLILVRYADGTTEKSTYDAEGRETSSTDRLGRTTRYEYDKLGRLIKTINPDGSCVENEYDPLGRIISVKDERGNVTKYKYDEVGNTTEVIDALGNVTKYEYDKNGNRTKMIDANGNVITFEYDSDNNPVRTIFPDGTYTSYEYNSIGQKISERDQAGLITVYEYDAAGRVTKVIDPLGNETCFEYDAKGNRISQTDANGNKVRFEYDKIGNVTKQILPLGYEEVITYDGEGRVTSKTDFNGSKIEFEYDVDGNLIKKTYPDGKSEVYTYTLSGQRESVTDERGTTYYEYDLMDRLIKQINPDGTQITYTYDKAGNCTSVTVPSGTTYYTYDELNRLKSVTDPDGNTTTYTYDAISNRKSVTYPNKTTTEYEYDYLSRLTSLLNRNEAGEIISSYKYTLGPAGNRIRTEENNGRVIKYTYDDTYKLIKEEIENPDGDKTIIEYTYDAVGNRLSKSVNGVVTEYTYDANNRLITEGQTVYTYDKNGNTLSKKTNTGEEVTYTYDYNNRLTKVNITGAKDASTVEYAYNVDGIRVQKVVDGIEVTNYLVDENRLYAQVLEERDGEGNLTVSYVYGDDLISQKRGDSFSYYHYDGIGSTRALTDIHGNITDTYTYDSFGMLTSRTGTTENDYLFTGEQYDANVNFYYLRARYMNPALGRFLTMDSWGGIITDPITLHKYLYADCDPVNKIDPSGHFSILGTLALVTYTVSIAAIALPVFAGIYLTIVNKVSVLDYISALCSEDVWIEAAIGIGMGAVLGLGIKAIAKKLACEVVAFIGVIMSLWSLYQSIDLSINMIKGGVSREQVARYLAVLTATIILTTLIGKVCFTEDTLIKTEDGYKEIKDIEVGDLVYSEDPLTGEKGLKRVTNVFVNETSVIVKIYVEDEEIETTPTHPFWVIGKGWVAAGDIEAGDKVYLYSGEGREVKEVRFEYLDTPIKVYNFEVEDWHTYFVSEQDVFVHNSCKGKGTSKTSVKIGDDFGKLGKVVENPGLKVDWGQYSKHGLGRMMERNVTTDMVNDWVRNGKVLQQSGGQYLFVTREGAAVVNPNGKLITVMSKYDFDEVMGNVVNKLFGN, via the coding sequence ATGGGAAATAAAATTTCCGAAACGGATGCCAACGGAAATGAAGTTTTATACAAATATAACAGTAATGGTTGTATGACGTCAAAAACAGAGATTGACAAAGTTACCGGAAAAGAAATTAAAACAGAATATATTTATGACTCAATGAACCGGCTTATAGGAATGATTGACGGCAACGGAAAAAGTATAAGAATTGAGTACAATGCGGCAGGACAGCAATCAGCCCTTATTGATAAAACCGGCAACAGAACGGAATATGAGTATGATGCCTTTGGAAATCTTATACTTGTTAGATATGCTGACGGTACCACTGAAAAGTCTACTTATGATGCAGAAGGAAGAGAGACTTCATCAACGGACAGATTGGGCAGAACCACAAGGTATGAGTATGATAAACTGGGAAGGTTGATAAAGACTATAAACCCTGACGGTTCTTGTGTTGAAAATGAATATGACCCGTTAGGCAGGATAATATCCGTAAAAGATGAGCGGGGAAATGTAACAAAATATAAGTATGATGAAGTTGGCAATACAACTGAAGTTATTGACGCCCTTGGAAACGTGACAAAATATGAGTATGACAAAAACGGCAACAGGACAAAAATGATTGATGCCAACGGAAATGTTATTACCTTTGAATACGACAGCGACAATAACCCGGTAAGAACTATTTTCCCGGACGGCACTTATACATCTTATGAATACAACAGCATAGGTCAAAAAATATCAGAGCGGGATCAGGCAGGGTTAATTACGGTTTATGAATATGATGCAGCAGGAAGGGTTACAAAGGTTATTGACCCGTTAGGAAATGAAACCTGCTTTGAGTATGATGCTAAGGGAAATAGAATTTCCCAGACGGATGCCAATGGAAACAAAGTGAGATTTGAATATGACAAAATAGGAAATGTAACAAAGCAAATACTACCGTTAGGCTATGAAGAAGTAATCACATATGATGGTGAAGGCAGGGTAACGTCAAAAACGGATTTTAACGGCAGCAAAATAGAATTTGAATACGATGTCGATGGAAACCTGATAAAGAAAACATATCCTGACGGAAAGAGTGAAGTTTACACATACACCCTTTCAGGACAAAGGGAGTCAGTTACTGATGAAAGGGGTACTACCTATTATGAATATGACCTGATGGACAGATTAATAAAACAAATAAATCCGGATGGAACCCAAATAACGTATACATACGACAAAGCCGGCAATTGTACAAGTGTTACCGTTCCGTCAGGCACCACATATTACACATATGATGAGTTAAACAGGCTAAAGTCCGTTACAGACCCGGACGGAAACACAACTACTTATACATACGATGCCATAAGTAACAGAAAAAGCGTTACTTATCCTAATAAAACAACAACCGAATATGAATATGACTATTTAAGCAGATTGACATCCCTGCTAAACCGCAATGAAGCAGGGGAAATAATTTCATCGTATAAATATACCCTTGGTCCTGCAGGCAACAGAATCAGGACGGAAGAAAACAACGGAAGGGTAATAAAATACACATATGATGATACTTACAAATTGATTAAAGAGGAAATAGAAAACCCTGACGGAGACAAGACAATAATAGAGTATACATATGATGCAGTTGGAAACAGGCTTTCAAAATCCGTAAACGGTGTGGTGACAGAATACACATATGACGCAAACAACAGGCTTATAACCGAAGGGCAGACTGTCTATACCTATGACAAAAACGGAAACACACTGTCTAAAAAGACAAATACAGGAGAAGAAGTAACATATACATATGATTACAATAATAGGCTTACAAAAGTTAATATTACAGGTGCTAAAGACGCATCCACAGTTGAATATGCTTATAATGTAGATGGTATAAGAGTTCAAAAGGTAGTTGACGGTATAGAGGTAACTAATTATCTGGTTGATGAAAACAGACTGTATGCCCAGGTATTAGAAGAAAGGGACGGCGAAGGCAACTTAACAGTAAGTTATGTTTACGGTGACGATTTGATAAGCCAAAAAAGAGGGGATAGTTTTAGTTATTACCACTATGACGGAATAGGAAGTACCAGGGCATTAACCGATATACATGGAAACATAACGGACACATACACATATGACTCCTTTGGAATGCTGACATCCAGGACAGGAACAACAGAAAACGACTATCTCTTTACAGGAGAGCAGTACGATGCAAATGTAAACTTCTACTATTTAAGAGCAAGGTATATGAATCCGGCATTGGGAAGATTCCTGACTATGGATTCATGGGGAGGTATTATAACTGACCCAATTACCCTGCATAAATACCTGTATGCAGATTGTGACCCGGTGAACAAAATCGACCCGTCAGGACATTTTTCGATTTTAGGAACCTTGGCACTTGTAACGTATACAGTCTCAATAGCAGCTATTGCATTACCTGTTTTTGCAGGAATATACCTTACAATAGTAAATAAAGTATCAGTGTTGGATTACATTTCAGCACTGTGTTCGGAAGATGTATGGATAGAGGCGGCCATAGGTATTGGAATGGGAGCAGTATTAGGATTGGGGATTAAGGCAATAGCCAAAAAACTAGCATGTGAAGTGGTGGCATTTATAGGAGTGATTATGTCCCTGTGGAGCCTTTACCAGTCAATTGATTTAAGTATTAATATGATAAAGGGAGGGGTATCACGGGAGCAGGTAGCCAGATACTTGGCAGTACTTACGGCAACGATAATACTGACTACATTAATAGGAAAGGTATGTTTCACTGAGGATACCCTGATTAAGACGGAGGACGGCTATAAAGAAATCAAAGATATAGAGGTAGGGGATTTAGTTTACTCAGAAGACCCGCTGACAGGAGAAAAAGGACTAAAGAGAGTAACCAATGTATTTGTAAATGAAACCAGCGTTATAGTAAAGATTTATGTAGAAGATGAAGAAATAGAGACAACACCGACCCATCCGTTTTGGGTAATAGGAAAAGGCTGGGTAGCAGCAGGTGACATAGAAGCAGGAGATAAGGTATACTTATATTCAGGAGAAGGAAGAGAAGTAAAAGAAGTAAGATTTGAGTATTTAGATACGCCAATAAAGGTATATAACTTTGAAGTTGAAGATTGGCATACATATTTTGTATCAGAGCAGGATGTATTTGTACATAATAGTTGTAAGGGTAAGGGAACGAGTAAGACTTCAGTAAAGATAGGAGATGATTTTGGTAAATTAGGAAAGGTTGTGGAAAACCCTGGGTTAAAAGTTGACTGGGGTCAATATTCCAAACATGGATTAGGAAGGATGATGGAACGAAATGTAACAACAGATATGGTTAATGACTGGGTAAGAAATGGTAAGGTTCTTCAACAAAGCGGAGGACAATACCTGTTCGTGACAAGAGAGGGTGCTGCTGTTGTTAATCCAAACGGAAAGCTTATAACAGTTATGTCAAAGTATGACTTTGATGAAGTGATGGGAAATGTTGTTAACAAGTTATTTGGGAATTAG
- a CDS encoding DUF1871 family protein, with amino-acid sequence MKYNKMTVKYNKIEKIINDWDPINLFPYSPPDEYRTEIEKIYNSCDKVCDKEALGRLIYKVFVDEFGDDVFKFNVNKCVEIAGLILSEDTL; translated from the coding sequence GTGAAATATAATAAAATGACAGTGAAATATAATAAAATCGAAAAAATTATAAATGACTGGGATCCAATAAATTTGTTTCCATATTCTCCACCAGATGAATACAGGACAGAGATAGAAAAAATTTATAATTCGTGCGACAAAGTATGCGATAAAGAAGCCCTTGGTAGACTCATATATAAGGTGTTTGTTGATGAATTTGGGGATGACGTTTTTAAGTTTAATGTAAATAAATGTGTAGAAATAGCAGGTTTAATTCTATCAGAGGATACACTATAG
- a CDS encoding phage/plasmid primase, P4 family, which yields MTMMDTALKYAEANIPVIPLHWIYEGGSCSCKAGKNCDSKGKHPLYTGWYKNSTIDVEQIRKWWTKTPNANIGIPTGEKSDWLVLDVDDGGDETLSALEATHGKPPDTVTAVTGSGGRHYVFIYPKGRSIPNKTKFAPGLDTRSTGGLIVVAPSIHVSGNRYEWIKDYSPFDRTPAEAPECLLMLMEAKESMLTPFDNPNRASSSISATIDEGSRNSALTSLAGSMRARGMTEESIYAALLAENNARCNPPLDEAEVRKIAHSVSRYQPNLLVKKYYHRTDSGNAERLRDRFGSIIRYCPAFKYWLVYDGCCWRKETGELTQFAIRTARDMLTEASRIEDEAARKELVRHAMQSENAGRLKAMIDVASNLEGLIINPDELDADIWKLNCKNGVVDLKTGELFPHKREYYMSKICPVEYNPESKAPRWIEFLNTITGGSNELVRYLQKAVGSSLSGDISEQALFVLYGTGANGKSTFLNTISDLLGDYARNTPSETFMAKRIEAIGNDIARLQGARLVTAIEINEGQRLSEALIKSFTGGDRITARFLYGEYFDFQPQFTPFLVVNHRPVIRDTSHSIWRRIKLIPFTVTIPEDKKDKQLPAKLREELSGILSWAVEGCFLWQKEGLEMPDEVKTATEGYREEMDTFSSFIEECCIVEEGRKVSNRSIRYAYETWCRENGDYPLGQKLFNAKMTERGFAVKRSGANGSRDWHGIGLADEGILL from the coding sequence GTGACAATGATGGACACAGCATTAAAATATGCAGAAGCCAATATCCCCGTTATACCTCTGCACTGGATTTATGAGGGTGGCTCCTGCTCCTGCAAGGCAGGGAAAAATTGCGACAGCAAGGGAAAGCATCCGCTATATACCGGCTGGTACAAGAATTCCACTATTGATGTTGAGCAAATAAGGAAATGGTGGACGAAAACCCCCAATGCCAATATCGGAATTCCTACAGGTGAGAAATCCGACTGGCTGGTGCTTGATGTGGACGATGGTGGTGATGAAACCCTATCTGCACTTGAGGCAACACATGGAAAACCTCCGGATACGGTTACTGCTGTTACAGGAAGTGGAGGTCGGCACTATGTATTTATATACCCTAAAGGCCGGAGTATTCCTAATAAGACCAAGTTTGCACCGGGTCTTGATACCCGTTCAACAGGTGGACTGATTGTCGTGGCTCCAAGCATTCATGTAAGCGGTAATCGGTATGAATGGATAAAGGATTATTCTCCCTTTGACAGAACCCCGGCAGAAGCTCCGGAGTGTCTATTAATGCTTATGGAAGCGAAGGAATCTATGCTTACGCCCTTTGATAATCCGAATAGAGCGAGCAGCAGTATTTCTGCAACAATTGATGAAGGGAGCCGTAACAGTGCCCTGACGAGCCTTGCCGGGAGTATGAGAGCAAGAGGAATGACAGAAGAGAGCATCTATGCGGCATTACTTGCAGAAAACAACGCAAGGTGCAATCCTCCGCTTGATGAAGCGGAAGTTAGAAAGATAGCGCACAGTGTTAGCCGATACCAGCCAAACCTTCTGGTGAAAAAGTATTACCACAGGACAGATAGCGGGAATGCAGAAAGGCTGCGTGACAGGTTCGGCTCAATCATAAGGTATTGTCCAGCTTTTAAGTACTGGCTGGTATATGACGGCTGTTGCTGGAGGAAAGAAACCGGAGAACTTACGCAGTTTGCTATTAGAACAGCAAGAGATATGCTCACAGAAGCAAGTCGGATAGAGGATGAGGCTGCAAGAAAAGAACTGGTGCGCCATGCTATGCAGTCTGAAAACGCAGGCAGACTGAAAGCCATGATCGATGTGGCTTCAAACCTTGAAGGCTTGATAATAAACCCTGATGAGCTGGATGCAGATATATGGAAGCTGAACTGTAAAAATGGTGTGGTAGACCTAAAGACAGGAGAACTTTTCCCTCATAAGCGGGAGTACTATATGAGCAAAATCTGTCCTGTTGAATATAACCCAGAAAGCAAGGCTCCCAGATGGATTGAGTTTCTGAATACCATTACGGGAGGAAGCAACGAGCTTGTAAGATACCTTCAAAAAGCTGTAGGCTCGTCATTAAGCGGAGATATTTCAGAGCAGGCCCTATTTGTCCTTTATGGAACAGGAGCAAACGGAAAAAGCACATTTCTAAACACCATCTCTGACCTGTTGGGAGATTATGCAAGAAACACTCCATCCGAAACCTTTATGGCTAAAAGAATAGAAGCGATAGGAAATGATATCGCAAGGCTTCAGGGAGCAAGGCTCGTTACTGCCATAGAAATAAATGAGGGACAAAGGCTCTCTGAGGCATTGATTAAGAGCTTTACAGGCGGAGACAGAATCACAGCAAGGTTCCTTTATGGAGAATACTTTGATTTCCAGCCGCAGTTTACCCCATTTCTCGTAGTAAACCACAGACCTGTCATAAGAGATACCAGCCACAGTATTTGGAGACGCATTAAGCTGATTCCATTTACCGTCACCATACCCGAGGATAAAAAGGATAAGCAGCTACCAGCTAAGCTGAGAGAGGAGCTGTCCGGCATATTGTCGTGGGCAGTAGAGGGCTGCTTTCTTTGGCAGAAGGAAGGACTTGAAATGCCTGATGAAGTCAAAACAGCTACAGAAGGGTACCGGGAGGAAATGGATACTTTCTCATCGTTCATTGAGGAATGCTGCATTGTGGAGGAGGGCAGGAAAGTCTCCAATCGGAGCATCAGGTACGCTTACGAAACATGGTGCCGGGAGAACGGAGATTATCCTCTTGGTCAAAAGCTGTTCAATGCAAAAATGACGGAGCGCGGCTTTGCTGTCAAACGCAGCGGAGCCAATGGCAGCAGGGACTGGCATGGCATTGGTCTTGCGGATGAGGGGATACTTTTGTGA
- a CDS encoding phage major capsid protein has product MRFIADLVHEKKQLVKKAEAILQEAEKAGGSLTKEQERQFNRYTDKIKSINESIDEELLNIRTSEPILITPQKAVSPIEESKTPVTKAVSKSFRGMFYGNETVSLSNNGFHSMDEFLRTLHSGRADNRLINASMVEGIPEFGGYSVPEEYGAFLMDKSLENEIIRPRATVWAMGSETKKVPAFDGADRTNHLFGGISGEWMEEGQTGTRKTAKLRLIQLKAKKLACFSQASNELIADGMSFEEMLAGALIKGLGWYMDYAFINGTGEGQPLGIINDPALITVNKEDSQEPATITYQNVVNMFSRLAPSCFTNAVWLANPSVIPQLLTMTITIGTGGAQIPVFREESGKFTLLGKEVLFTEKCPALGAKGDLILADLSQYAIGMRKEIALDRSNVPGWMEDMTDYRVIVRVDGQGTWDKPITPKNGATLSWAVALEAR; this is encoded by the coding sequence ATGAGATTTATAGCAGATTTGGTACATGAGAAAAAGCAATTGGTGAAAAAAGCAGAAGCCATTTTGCAGGAAGCTGAAAAAGCGGGTGGAAGTTTGACGAAGGAACAGGAGCGACAGTTTAATCGCTACACAGACAAAATAAAGAGCATTAATGAAAGCATTGATGAGGAATTATTAAATATCAGAACCTCTGAGCCAATTCTAATTACACCACAAAAAGCTGTATCTCCTATTGAAGAATCAAAAACACCTGTAACAAAAGCCGTATCAAAATCATTCAGAGGGATGTTCTATGGAAACGAAACTGTGAGCTTAAGCAACAATGGTTTTCATTCCATGGATGAATTCCTGAGAACACTTCACTCAGGCAGAGCCGACAACAGGCTAATAAATGCCAGTATGGTGGAAGGGATACCTGAATTCGGCGGATATTCCGTACCGGAGGAATACGGAGCCTTCCTGATGGATAAATCCCTGGAGAATGAAATCATCCGTCCCAGAGCAACAGTATGGGCAATGGGAAGTGAAACAAAGAAAGTACCAGCCTTCGATGGAGCAGACAGGACCAATCACCTATTCGGCGGTATCTCAGGAGAATGGATGGAGGAAGGGCAGACAGGCACACGAAAAACAGCCAAGCTAAGGCTGATCCAGTTAAAAGCCAAGAAGCTGGCTTGTTTCTCACAGGCATCCAATGAACTTATTGCAGATGGGATGTCCTTTGAAGAAATGTTAGCTGGAGCACTCATTAAAGGCTTGGGCTGGTACATGGACTATGCATTTATCAATGGAACCGGTGAAGGCCAGCCTCTTGGTATTATAAATGACCCGGCGCTGATTACTGTAAATAAAGAGGACTCTCAAGAACCAGCTACAATTACCTATCAGAATGTTGTCAATATGTTCTCAAGGCTTGCTCCGTCCTGTTTTACCAATGCGGTATGGCTCGCCAATCCATCGGTAATACCACAACTACTTACCATGACTATCACCATTGGTACCGGTGGCGCTCAGATACCGGTATTCAGGGAAGAGAGCGGGAAATTCACACTTCTGGGTAAAGAGGTTTTATTCACTGAGAAATGCCCCGCATTGGGTGCTAAGGGAGATTTAATTCTAGCAGATCTTTCTCAGTATGCCATAGGCATGAGGAAAGAGATTGCTCTTGACCGTTCCAATGTTCCCGGCTGGATGGAGGATATGACCGACTACAGAGTGATTGTGCGTGTAGATGGTCAGGGAACCTGGGATAAACCTATAACACCGAAAAACGGAGCAACGCTCTCATGGGCAGTAGCTCTGGAAGCGAGATAG
- a CDS encoding IS110 family RNA-guided transposase, with translation MVETLEKERINIYHKRNTCFVGIDMHKDTHCAVVIDCWMNKLGEINFENRPSRYPAFVEDVRKICGTKEIVFGLEDTRGFGRNLAAYLVGRKFEVKHVNPAYTSAVRLANPIIYKDDSYDAYCVARVLRDMVDTLQDAKHEDIFWTIRQIVKRRDLIVKSNVMNKNQLHSQLAYSYPSYRKFFAIIDSKSALCFWENYPSPEYIWNTTPEEIYHTIKPVHQALKIQRIHEIISMIERDGDTRKDYQPERDFIVRNIVKDIRHNKELIAEIDDELRKLIPLTGYKLHTMPGIDLVTEAQIISEIGDINRFPDSDKLARFMGLAPVQFSSAGKGKDQRCRNGNRALNAIFHFLAIQMVAVSASGKPRHPVFREYFEQKVKEGKNKPQALVCVARRLVRIIYGMMKTKTEYRPYEKVDDKN, from the coding sequence GTGGTGGAGACATTGGAAAAGGAGAGGATAAATATTTATCATAAACGAAACACCTGCTTTGTTGGAATTGATATGCACAAGGATACCCACTGTGCAGTTGTTATAGATTGCTGGATGAATAAACTGGGTGAGATTAACTTTGAAAACAGACCATCCAGATACCCTGCATTCGTTGAGGATGTTAGGAAGATTTGCGGGACAAAGGAAATTGTATTCGGACTTGAAGATACCAGAGGCTTTGGCAGAAACCTTGCTGCCTATCTGGTGGGCAGGAAGTTTGAAGTCAAGCACGTAAACCCTGCATATACAAGCGCTGTAAGGCTTGCAAACCCTATCATTTACAAGGATGACTCCTATGATGCCTATTGTGTGGCAAGGGTTCTTCGGGATATGGTAGACACTCTGCAGGATGCCAAACATGAGGATATATTCTGGACAATACGGCAGATAGTTAAAAGGCGGGATTTGATTGTAAAGAGCAATGTGATGAACAAGAACCAGCTCCACAGCCAGCTTGCTTATAGCTACCCGTCTTACAGGAAATTCTTTGCCATAATTGATTCCAAGAGTGCCTTATGTTTCTGGGAGAACTACCCGTCACCAGAGTATATATGGAACACAACACCGGAAGAAATATATCACACAATAAAGCCGGTGCATCAGGCACTTAAAATACAGCGCATTCATGAGATTATATCCATGATTGAAAGGGATGGAGACACAAGAAAGGACTATCAGCCCGAAAGAGATTTTATAGTCAGAAACATCGTAAAGGATATCAGGCACAACAAGGAGTTGATTGCCGAAATTGACGATGAACTAAGAAAGCTGATACCTTTGACAGGCTATAAGCTACATACAATGCCGGGAATCGACCTTGTTACAGAAGCGCAAATAATATCTGAAATCGGGGATATTAACCGTTTCCCTGACTCAGACAAGCTGGCTCGGTTTATGGGCTTGGCACCGGTGCAATTCAGCTCTGCCGGAAAGGGTAAAGACCAAAGATGCAGGAATGGCAACAGGGCACTAAATGCGATATTTCACTTTCTCGCAATCCAGATGGTAGCAGTATCGGCCTCAGGAAAGCCAAGACACCCGGTATTCAGGGAGTATTTTGAGCAGAAAGTTAAAGAGGGCAAGAACAAGCCACAGGCGCTTGTGTGCGTGGCAAGGCGGCTTGTGAGGATAATTTACGGCATGATGAAAACTAAGACTGAATACAGGCCATATGAAAAGGTTGATGACAAGAACTGA